A single Nisaea sp. DNA region contains:
- a CDS encoding SDR family NAD(P)-dependent oxidoreductase, producing the protein MTGASRGIGRSVAAYLADRGYSVVGLARTAPTGRFDGTFRTADLNDVDATRGALAAIVDEFEIDVLVNNAGIAPLGTIEEVTPETLQHLMSVNVRAPYQCMQAVLPGMRKRGFGRVINIGSRAALGKHGRSAYAVTKGGIAAATRTWAIETGPDGITVNCVAPGPIATEMFEEGNPVGSDSRNAIEAAIPVGRIGQPEDVASAVAFFAGEDAGFCTGQVLYVCGGLTIGSAPL; encoded by the coding sequence GTGACAGGCGCGAGTCGCGGCATCGGACGCTCCGTTGCGGCGTATCTTGCAGATCGTGGATATAGCGTTGTCGGTTTGGCGCGGACAGCTCCGACCGGCAGGTTTGATGGCACGTTCAGAACGGCAGATCTGAACGACGTCGATGCCACGCGTGGGGCGCTGGCTGCGATCGTCGATGAATTCGAGATCGATGTCTTGGTGAACAATGCCGGCATCGCCCCGCTTGGAACCATCGAGGAAGTGACGCCGGAGACGCTGCAGCATCTTATGTCCGTCAATGTTCGAGCGCCGTATCAGTGCATGCAGGCCGTCTTGCCAGGCATGCGGAAGCGCGGGTTCGGACGAGTGATCAATATCGGCTCGCGTGCCGCGCTCGGAAAACATGGGCGCAGTGCCTACGCGGTGACGAAGGGCGGCATAGCCGCCGCCACCCGGACCTGGGCCATCGAGACCGGGCCGGACGGTATCACCGTGAATTGCGTCGCCCCGGGACCGATTGCCACCGAGATGTTCGAAGAAGGCAACCCGGTTGGCTCCGACAGCCGTAACGCCATCGAGGCGGCGATCCCGGTAGGCCGGATCGGCCAGCCGGAGGACGTCGCCTCGGCCGTGGCGTTCTTCGCGGGCGAGGATGCCGGATTTTGTACAGGCCAGGTGCTCTATGTCTGCGGCGGTCTCACCATTGGGTCGGCACCGCTATGA